One window of Trifolium pratense cultivar HEN17-A07 linkage group LG5, ARS_RC_1.1, whole genome shotgun sequence genomic DNA carries:
- the LOC123886018 gene encoding uncharacterized mitochondrial protein AtMg00310-like: MDRGWKKINSWSSKCLSKAGLEVLIKLVLQAIPNYFMSIFTLPSSLCDEIEKLMNSFWWGHSGARNRGKQSWRILTSPNILIAKLYKAKYYPNCSFLDSILGHNPSFVWRSICNSRFLIRAGFRWRIGDGNNIPLWNENWLADALPLEPINHNNLMYSGFTISDLMENDSKD, encoded by the exons ATGGACAGAGGGTGGAAGAAGATTAATTCGTGGAGTAGTAAATGTTTATCGAAAGCGGGGCTTGAAGTGCTCATTAAATTGGTTCTTCAGGCTATACCGAATTATTTCATGAGTATATTTACCCTGCCTTCTTCACTATGTGATgagattgaaaaattgatgaaCTCCTTTTGGTGGGGTCATTCTGGAGCTCGGAACAGAG GTAAACAAAGTTGGCGTATTTTGACTAGTCCCAACATTCTGATTGCTAAGTTATACAAAGCTAAATATTATCCAAATTGTAGCTTTCTTGATTCTATTCTTGGTCACAATCCTAGTTTTGTTTGGAGAAGTATTTGCAACTCCAGATTCTTAATTAGAGCGGGTTTTAGATGGAGGATTGGTGATGGTAATAATATTCCACTTTGGAATGAAAATTGGCTTGCTGATGCTCTCCCTCTTGAACCAATCAACCATAACAATCTAATGTATTCTGGTTTTACGATCTCTGACCTTATGGAGAATGACTCTAAGGATTAG